The Hemiscyllium ocellatum isolate sHemOce1 chromosome 17, sHemOce1.pat.X.cur, whole genome shotgun sequence genome has a segment encoding these proteins:
- the emc8 gene encoding ER membrane protein complex subunit 8, with translation MTLFRLTTQAYCKMLLHAAKYPHCAVNGILVAEKHKRKDGQPVLFVDCVPLFHGTLALAPMLEVALTLVDSWCKENNYIIAGYYQANERMKDTSPNQVAEKVASRIAENFNDAALIMVDNHKFTMECEEQSIVVYEHHENKWRCKDPNIDFCEDWSEVQRITNCLLDGKSYDSLVDFDNHMDDLRNDWTNPEINKAILHLC, from the exons ATGACCTTGTTCAGACTCACCACCCAGGCCTACTGCAAGATGCTGCTGCACGCCGCCAAGTACCCGCACTGCGCCGTCAACGGCATCCTGGTGGCCGAGAAGCACAAGAGGAAGGACGGCCAGCCCGTCCTCTTCGTGGACTGCGTCCCCCTCTTCCATGGCACCCTGGCCCTCGCGCCCATGCTGGAGGTGGCCCTGACTCTG GTTGACTCTTGGTGCAAAGAGAATAACTACATAATAGCAGGATATTACCAGGCAAATGAGCGTATGAAGGACACCAG cCCAAACCAGGTTgctgaaaaggttgcctctcggATTGCAGAAAACTTCAATGATGCTGCCCTAATCATG GTGGACAATCACAAATTTACGATGGAGTGTGAAGAACAATCAATTGTAGTATATGAACACCATGAAAATAAATGGCGATGCAAAGACCCTAACAT tGATTTTTGTGAAGATTGGTCAGAGGTGCAGCGAATCACAAACTGTCTCCTGGATGGTAAATCCTATGACTCCTTAGTGGATTTTGATAACCACATGGATGATCTCAGGAATGACTGGACAAACCCAGAGATCAACAAAGCTATTCTTCACCTTTGCTGA